A region of the Vibrio tubiashii genome:
AACTTAGTTCAGTGACAATTTAAGGGCGAGGAATATCCCTCATTTGCGCTTAAATGTCAAATAATTTGTGCAAAAACCAATCGAGCCAAACTAATTTTGGTTTGAAAGGTCTTCACGGTTAAGATGGCGGGGATTCTAACAGTATTTTTTTTTCAATGCTAATACTAATCTGCTCTGGTTATGACATTCCTGTTGTAAAGTAGAGCAAAATTTTTGATTCCCGAGGTAAATGTGAGTAAACGCCTACTCAAGTCAGGCATGATAGTCAGTGCTATGACCTTGATCTCTAGAGTTTTAGGCTTGGTTCGAGATGTTGTTGTTGCCAACCTTATGGGGGCAGGGGCCAGTGCCGATGTCTTCTTCTTTGCTAATAAAATCCCCAACTTTCTCAGGCGTCTATTTGCTGAGGGCGCATTTTCTCAAGCCTTTGTTCCTGTATTGACGGAATACCACGCTGCCGGAGAGATAGACAAAACTCGTCAGCTTATCGCGAGAGCAGCGGGTACATTAGGCGTCATTGTCTCTATTGTTACCGTGCTCGGCGTTTTAGGTTCTGGCGTGGTGACGGCGCTGTTTGGTTTTGGCTGGTTTTTAGACTGGCTCAACGGAGGACCTTCGGCAGAAAAGTTTGAGCTCGCAAGCTTAATGCTCAAAATTACTTTCCCATACTTATGGTTTATCACCTTTGTCGCTTTGTCTGGGGCGATTCTCAATACGTTAGGTAAGTTCGCTGTCTCTTCTTTTACGCCTGTTTTTCTCAATGTGATGATCATTTTATCGGCGTGGTTTATCGCGCCTCAATTATCACAACCAGAAATTGGTCTAGCGATAGGCGTTTTTCTTGGCGGCTTAGTTCAGTTTTTATTCCAGATCCCGTTCCTGATTAAAGCGGGAGTTATGGTGAAACCTAAGTGGGGTTGGCGCGATCCGGGCGTGGTTAAGATTCGTACCTTAATGATCCCTGCGCTATTTGGCGTTTCAGTTAGTCAAATCAACCTGTTGTTCGATACCTTTATCGCCAGTTTCCTTCAGACAGGTTCTATTAGTTGGCTTTATTACTCGGATCGCCTGTTAGAGTTTCCACTTGGCCTATTTGGTATCGCTATCGCGACGGTCATTCTACCAGCGTTATC
Encoded here:
- the murJ gene encoding murein biosynthesis integral membrane protein MurJ, with the protein product MSKRLLKSGMIVSAMTLISRVLGLVRDVVVANLMGAGASADVFFFANKIPNFLRRLFAEGAFSQAFVPVLTEYHAAGEIDKTRQLIARAAGTLGVIVSIVTVLGVLGSGVVTALFGFGWFLDWLNGGPSAEKFELASLMLKITFPYLWFITFVALSGAILNTLGKFAVSSFTPVFLNVMIILSAWFIAPQLSQPEIGLAIGVFLGGLVQFLFQIPFLIKAGVMVKPKWGWRDPGVVKIRTLMIPALFGVSVSQINLLFDTFIASFLQTGSISWLYYSDRLLEFPLGLFGIAIATVILPALSRKHVDDHSDGFAQTMDWGVRMVTLLGIPAMLGLMVLAKPMLMVLFMRGEFTPQDVNYASMSLVAYASGLLNFMLIKVLAPGYYSRQDTKTPVKYGIIAMVTNMVFNAIFAWFYGYVGLAIATALSAFVNMSLLYRGLHIAGVYHLTKRTLLFIAKLVIAGGLMVGAILWQLEEMNVWLTWTLLERVMWLTALIGLGAAVYLLSLLIMGVRLKDLKAATE